A genomic region of Magnolia sinica isolate HGM2019 chromosome 6, MsV1, whole genome shotgun sequence contains the following coding sequences:
- the LOC131248335 gene encoding probable xyloglucan galactosyltransferase GT19, whose protein sequence is MPSSILPFFLFSLLISVSLSTSRQTQSDPSISPNPDCRGRWIHIRNLPSRFNLDLLANCSHYPVYDNFCPYIANHGLGQKTHSRSHSWYRTDPDMLELIFHRRILEYRCLTPDPTKADAIYLPYYAGLDALRYLYGSDVNSSAEHGLDLFDFLQKDKPQIWDRNYGHDHFLVMARVAWDFSRPLTYDLPEWGTSFLELPEFYNVTALTLESRAWPWQEHAIPYPTSFHPPSLDRLESWLSRVRRSRRTKLMLFAGGGGVASAPNIRHSIRTECENRTNLCDIVDCSKGVCEHDPIRYMRPMLRSSFCLQPPGDTPTRRSTFDSILAGCIPVFFEELSAKSQFGWHLPEGEYTNFSVYIPKEEVVLGGRKITELLMGIPSADVSRMRERVLELVPRVMYRRHGSSEALRAIPDAFDIAVEGTIRRIKSRREAEHVR, encoded by the coding sequence ATGCCCTCTTCCATTCtccccttctttctcttctctctcctcatcTCCGTCTCTCTCTCCACTTCCCGCCAAACCCAATCAGATCCGTCCATCTCTCCAAACCCAGACTGCCGCGGCCGTTGGATCCACATCCGAAATCTCCCCTCCCGCTTCAATCTCGACCTCCTGGCCAATTGCTCCCACTACCCCGTCTACGATAACTTCTGTCCGTACATCGCCAACCACGGCCTCGGTCAAAAGACCCACAGCCGCTCCCACAGCTGGTACCGGACCGACCCTGACATGCTCGAGCTTATTTTCCACCGTCGGATCCTCGAATACCGCTGCCTAACACCGGACCCTACAAAGGCCGACGCTATCTACCTCCCTTACTATGCTGGCCTCGACGCCCTCCGTTATCTCTACGGATCCGATGTGAATTCCAGCGCCGAGCACGGCCTGGATCTGTTTGATTTCCTCCAGAAAGATAAGCCCCAGATCTGGGATCGGAATTACGGCCACGATCATTTCCTGGTGATGGCCCGCGTCGCGTGGGATTTCTCCCGGCCTCTCACGTACGACCTTCCGGAGTGGGGCACCTCGTTCCTCGAGCTGCCCGAGTTCTACAACGTCACGGCGCTCACGCTCGAGTCACGTGCGTGGCCGTGGCAGGAGCATGCGATCCCGTACCCGACGTCGTTCCACCCGCCGAGCCTCGATAGGCTCGAGTCGTGGCTTTCTCGGGTCCGGCGATCGCGGCGCACCAAGCTGATGCTCTTCGCCGGCGGTGGCGGCGTCGCATCGGCTCCCAATATCCGACACAGCATCCGAACCGAGTGCGAGAACCGCACAAACCTCTGCGACATCGTCGACTGCTCCAAAGGCGTGTGCGAGCACGACCCGATCCGCTACATGCGCCCGATGCTCCGCTCCAGCTTCTGCCTCCAGCCGCCCGGCGACACGCCGACGCGCCGGTCGACGTTCGACAGCATCCTCGCCGGCTGCATACCGGTGTTCTTCGAGGAGTTGTCGGCCAAGTCGCAGTTCGGATGGCACCTGCCGGAGGGCGAATACACCAACTTCTCAGTGTATATACCCAAGGAGGAGGTGGTGCTTGGGGGGCGGAAGATAACGGAGTTGCTGATGGGGATTCCTAGCGCTGACGTCAGCAGGATGAGGGAGAGGGTGCTGGAGCTGGTGCCGAGGGTTATGTACAGGAGGCATGGGAGCTCAGAGGCGCTGAGGGCCATCCCGGACGCTTTTGATATAGCCGTTGAGGGTACGATTAGGAGGATCAAGAGCCGTCGGGAAGCAGAGCATGTCAGATGA